One Halichondria panicea chromosome 6, odHalPani1.1, whole genome shotgun sequence genomic window carries:
- the LOC135337975 gene encoding uncharacterized protein LOC135337975 isoform X1, whose translation MYMSFLHVDTLFSFDRPSSSKNYRYWATIGAVLHVGRTGDLLFGPPALKVPRQPVMTCSDIGADGGHDCNWVEDPPHELICLICLCIAKYPRQHGEGGCGKLFCYSCVEEHKQRNELCPNCRCLFIVHKDVRSYKQVQGLQVKCSNVVNGCRWTGSLSALQNHLLEECRKVYIFCPKGCSNNHKFVKVLRKNMQRHLKYRCPNREQPDVVPIPYYRQRSFSDSQSEQELEKQQPGHLQESSLSDSSVSVEESTLFLKSEQELTLVFPDSIETEDLCKSEENPGHAHPPLFPLPYQNILTNYPLPFVTQCDNFKLIKAPVGPSVLRWSESVVSDCTYLIKAGSSGGKVPLSTWIKDVAIPIQMWRLCVGLIQFEMRCFQFNDEAFSKILMDDEGIAHIPDDMIHSKTTESDSCFILMVAESVRMFLNLPRIQLKRKPIEVSKMMVFVNTFEKCADNFHDVLLQLGTIKYTTEAA comes from the exons atgtacatgtcatttcTGCATGTAGATACACTTTTCAGTTTTGATCGACCGTCAAGCTCTAAAAACTACAGGTACTGGGCGACAATCGGTGCAGTGCTGCATGTTGGGAGGACTGGGGATCTTCTGTTTGGACCTCCTGCGTTGAAGGTACCCCGGCAGCCAGTCATGACCTGCAGTGACATCGGTGCCGACGGTGGTCATGACTGCAATTGGGTTGAAGATCCCCCTCATGAGCTTATTTGCTTGATCTGCCTTTGCATTGCAAAATATCCACGCCAGCATGGAGAAGGAGGTTGTGGTAAGCTGTTCTGCTACTCTTGCGTGGAAGAGCACAAGCAAAGAAACGAGCTCTGTCCCAACTGCAGATGCCTATTTATTGTACACAAGGATGTAAGAA GTTATAAACAGGTTCAAGGGCTTCAAGTTAAATGCAGTAATGTTGTTAATGGCTGCCGATGGACTGGATCACTAAGTGCTCTTCAAAACCATCTGCTAGAAGAATGTAGAAAAGTGTACATTTTCTGTCCGAAGGGGTGTTCTAACAATCACAAATTTGTGAAAGTTTTACGGAAAAACATGCAACGTCATCTCAAATACAGATGTCCGAATCGAGAACAGCCAGATGTAGTCCCCATTCCTTATTATCGTCAGCGAAGTTTCTCTGATAGCCAGTCTGAGCAGGAACTCGAAAAGCAACAACCCGGTCACTTACAGGAATCTAGTTTAAGCGATTCTTCAGTTTCGGTGGAAGAAAGCACTCTCTTCTTGAAATCTGAACAAGAGTTAACattg GTGTTTCCTGATTCTATTGAGACGGAAGACTTGTGTAAATCTGAAGAGAACCCCGGCCATGCACATCCACCTTTGTTTCCCCTACCTTATCAAAACATCCTCACAAACTACCCACTGCCATTTGTCACACAGTGTGATAACTTTAAACTAATCAAAGCACCTGTTGGCCCATCT GTACTGAGATGGAGTGAGTCTGTTGTGTCTGATTGTACGTATCTTATTAAAGCAGGAAGCAGTGGAG GCAAGGTTCCATTATCTACTTGGATAAAAGATGTGGCTATTCCCATACAAATGTGGAGACTGTGTGTTGGTCTGATTCAATTCGAGATGCGGTGCTTTCAATTTAACGATGAag CTTTTTCAAAGATTCTGATGGATGACGAAGGAATAGCACACATTCCTGATGATATGATCCACTCCAAGACTACTGAGTCAGATTCCTGTTTC ATTCTGATGGTCGCTGAGAGTGTGAGAATGTTTTTGAACCTTCCAAGGATTCAATTGAAAAGAAAACCTATT GAGGTCTCCAAGATGATGGTCTTTGTTAATACCTTTGAGAAATGCGCTGACAACTTTCATGATGTGCTGTTGCAGCTGGGCACTATTAAGTACACGACTGAAGCAGCATGA
- the LOC135337975 gene encoding uncharacterized protein LOC135337975 isoform X2: MYMSFLHVDTLFSFDRPSSSKNYRYWATIGAVLHVGRTGDLLFGPPALKVPRQPVMTCSDIGADGGHDCNWVEDPPHELICLICLCIAKYPRQHGEGGCGKLFCYSCVEEHKQRNELCPNCRCLFIVHKDVRSYKQVQGLQVKCSNVVNGCRWTGSLSALQNHLLEECRKVYIFCPKGCSNNHKFVKVLRKNMQRHLKYRCPNREQPDVVPIPYYRQRSFSDSQSEQELEKQQPGHLQESSLSDSSVSVEESTLFLKSEQELTLVFPDSIETEDLCKSEENPGHAHPPLFPLPYQNILTNYPLPFVTQCDNFKLIKAPVGPSVLRWSESVVSDCTYLIKAGSSGGKVPLSTWIKDVAIPIQMWRLCVGLIQFEMRCFQFNDEAFSKILMDDEGIAHIPDDMIHSKTTESDSCFILMVAESVRMFLNLPRIQLKRKPIVSKMMVFVNTFEKCADNFHDVLLQLGTIKYTTEAA; this comes from the exons atgtacatgtcatttcTGCATGTAGATACACTTTTCAGTTTTGATCGACCGTCAAGCTCTAAAAACTACAGGTACTGGGCGACAATCGGTGCAGTGCTGCATGTTGGGAGGACTGGGGATCTTCTGTTTGGACCTCCTGCGTTGAAGGTACCCCGGCAGCCAGTCATGACCTGCAGTGACATCGGTGCCGACGGTGGTCATGACTGCAATTGGGTTGAAGATCCCCCTCATGAGCTTATTTGCTTGATCTGCCTTTGCATTGCAAAATATCCACGCCAGCATGGAGAAGGAGGTTGTGGTAAGCTGTTCTGCTACTCTTGCGTGGAAGAGCACAAGCAAAGAAACGAGCTCTGTCCCAACTGCAGATGCCTATTTATTGTACACAAGGATGTAAGAA GTTATAAACAGGTTCAAGGGCTTCAAGTTAAATGCAGTAATGTTGTTAATGGCTGCCGATGGACTGGATCACTAAGTGCTCTTCAAAACCATCTGCTAGAAGAATGTAGAAAAGTGTACATTTTCTGTCCGAAGGGGTGTTCTAACAATCACAAATTTGTGAAAGTTTTACGGAAAAACATGCAACGTCATCTCAAATACAGATGTCCGAATCGAGAACAGCCAGATGTAGTCCCCATTCCTTATTATCGTCAGCGAAGTTTCTCTGATAGCCAGTCTGAGCAGGAACTCGAAAAGCAACAACCCGGTCACTTACAGGAATCTAGTTTAAGCGATTCTTCAGTTTCGGTGGAAGAAAGCACTCTCTTCTTGAAATCTGAACAAGAGTTAACattg GTGTTTCCTGATTCTATTGAGACGGAAGACTTGTGTAAATCTGAAGAGAACCCCGGCCATGCACATCCACCTTTGTTTCCCCTACCTTATCAAAACATCCTCACAAACTACCCACTGCCATTTGTCACACAGTGTGATAACTTTAAACTAATCAAAGCACCTGTTGGCCCATCT GTACTGAGATGGAGTGAGTCTGTTGTGTCTGATTGTACGTATCTTATTAAAGCAGGAAGCAGTGGAG GCAAGGTTCCATTATCTACTTGGATAAAAGATGTGGCTATTCCCATACAAATGTGGAGACTGTGTGTTGGTCTGATTCAATTCGAGATGCGGTGCTTTCAATTTAACGATGAag CTTTTTCAAAGATTCTGATGGATGACGAAGGAATAGCACACATTCCTGATGATATGATCCACTCCAAGACTACTGAGTCAGATTCCTGTTTC ATTCTGATGGTCGCTGAGAGTGTGAGAATGTTTTTGAACCTTCCAAGGATTCAATTGAAAAGAAAACCTATT GTCTCCAAGATGATGGTCTTTGTTAATACCTTTGAGAAATGCGCTGACAACTTTCATGATGTGCTGTTGCAGCTGGGCACTATTAAGTACACGACTGAAGCAGCATGA